Proteins from a single region of Ischnura elegans chromosome 2, ioIscEleg1.1, whole genome shotgun sequence:
- the LOC124154231 gene encoding luciferin sulfotransferase-like, with the protein MATRIEAVEGGTEAEDILLKDFTYDDRPGYVRIYPQGNAAKFSGKGYLMPIRYGEFAPSFREMEVRSDDVWVASYPKSGTTWSQEMVWCISNDLDFDRAKSVMLRLRFPFVENSCMSKFHGKPGEENTPSYKYGFNSVKYISDLPSPRFIKTHISWDLLPEQVKSKKPKIVCVARNPKDTCVSYFHHCSLLEGFRGSLSDFVTLFLEDTVAFSPYWDNLLSYWEHKDDSNVLFLTYEEMKKDLPSVVGKVCKFLDKKMPSDEDLKALCNHLSFDSMKANDAVNYECLVEKKRSSTDQHFMRKGKVNAWKEEMSPEDVKRFDDWIEKNLNKLDSETKVFFQNWFIDD; encoded by the exons ATGGCAACGAGGATTGAAGCAGTTGAGGGCGGAACCGAAGCCGAGGATATTTTGCTGAAGGACTTCACGTACGATGACCGCCCCGGTTACGTCCGGATTTATCCTCAGGGGAATGCGGCGAAGTTTAGCGGCAAGGGTTACCTCATGCCCATCCGGTATGGCGAATTTGCGCCGTCGTTTCGTGAAATGGAAGTCAGATCTGACGACGTGTGGGTGGCTTCGTACCCCAAATCTG GGACTACGTGGTCTCAAGAAATGGTGTGGTGCATTAGCAATGACCTGGATTTTGACCGTGCCAAGTCTGTTATGCTTCGACTAAGGTTTCCATTTGTGGA AAATAGTTGCATGTCAAAATTCCATGGTAAACCAGGAGAAGAGAACACCCCTTCCTATAAGTATGGATTCAATTCGGTGAAATATATCTCGGATTTACCATCTCCAAGATTTATCAAAACCCACATTTCATGGGATCTTTTACCAGAACAGGTGAAGTCAAAGAAGCCAAAG ATAGTGTGTGTAGCAAGGAATCCTAAAGATACATGTGTGTCATATTTTCACCATTGCAGTCTCCTTGAAGGCTTCAGGGGAAGTTTGTCTGATTTTGTGACCTTATTTTTGGAGGACACTG TTGCTTTCAGTCCATATTGGGATAATTTGCTGTCATATTGGGAGCATAAAGATGATTCCAATGTTCTTTTCTTAACATATGAGGAGATGAAAAAG GACCTACCATCAGTCGTTGGTAAGGTATGCAAATTCCTGGATAAGAAGATGCCCTCGGATGAAGACCTGAAAGCTCTTTGCAACCACCTCAGTTTTGATTCAATGAAAGCAAATGACGCTGTTAACTATGAGTGCCTTGTTGAAAAAAAGAGGAGCTCTACTGATCAGCATTTCATGAGGAAAGGAAAAGTGAATGCCTGGAAAGAGGAAATGAGCCCTGAAGATGTGAAACGATTTGATGACTGGATTGAGAAAAACTTAAATA AACTTGATTCGGAAACTAAGGTATTTTTCCAGAATTGGTTCATTGATGACTGA